A single window of Vigna radiata var. radiata cultivar VC1973A chromosome 4, Vradiata_ver6, whole genome shotgun sequence DNA harbors:
- the LOC106758405 gene encoding protein DETOXIFICATION 34-like, whose protein sequence is MENTELHHAPEGLVDTNVDYTKMTSFADVRTVFSAESIKLWGIAGPIAFSILCNYGVNSFTSIFVGHLGDLELSAVSISLSVISNFSFGFLLGMASALETLCGQAFGAGQVEMLGIYMQRSWIILLGGCICLLPIYIYAEPILILLGQERDIAELAGVFTLQSIPQMFSLAINFPTQKFLQAQTKVGFLAWLGFVALILHVIILVLFMKVLAWGTGGAAAAYCTTAWIIALAQAAYVIGWCKDGWRGFSWLAFKDLWAFIKLSVASAIMLCLEVWYFMILIVLTGHLDNPVIAVGSLSICMNINGWEGMLFIGINAAISVRVSNELGLGRPVAAKYSVIVTIVESLVIGLLCAAIILITKDHFAVIFTDSKEMIKAVSKLANLLGITMILNSVQPVISGVAVGGGWQYLVAYINLFCYYILGLPLGFFFGYKLGYRVEGIWIGMICGTALQTFILLVIVYRTNWNKEVEQASERMRQWTGQEMDTNTTTSPGASKN, encoded by the exons ATGGAAAACACAGAGCTCCATCATGCTCCTGAGGGTCTAGTTGACACAAACGTTGACTACACTAAAATGACTTCCTTTGCAGATGTTAGAACTGTGTTCTCTGCGGAATCCATAAAGCTTTGGGGAATTGCTGGCCCTATTGCTTTCAGCATACTGTGCAATTATGGTGTCAATTCCTTCACAAGTATCTTCGTTGGCCATCTTGGAGATTTGGAACTCTCTGCAGTCTCAATCTCTCTTTCGGTCATTTCAAATTTCTCTTTTGGTTTCTTG CTTGGTATGGCAAGTGCACTAGAGACTCTATGTGGGCAAGCATTCGGTGCTGGACAAGTAGAAATGCTGGGGATTTACATGCAACGTTCTTGGATAATCTTATTGGGTGGGTGCATCTGCCTCTTGCCAATTTACATCTATGCTGAGCCAATCCTTATACTCCTTGGACAAGAACGTGATATTGCTGAGTTAGCTGGAGTATTCACTCTTCAATCTATCCCTCAGATGTTTTCTCTAGCAATCAATTTTCCTACCCAAAAGTTCTTGCAGGCGCAAACCAAAGTGGGGTTCCTTGCATGGCTGGGTTTTGTAGCCCTTATTTTACATGTCATTATTCTAGTTCTTTTCATGAAGGTGCTTGCTTGGGGTACTGGTGGTGCTGCTGCAGCCTATTGCACAACAGCTTGGATCATTGCTTTGGCTCAAGCTGCATATGTCATTGGTTGGTGCAAGGATGGTTGGAGAGGCTTCTCTTGGTTAGCCTTCAAGGATCTTTGGGCCTTTATCAAATTGTCAGTTGCTTCAGCCATCATGCTTTGCTTAGAGGTTTGGTATTTTATGATCTTGATTGTGCTCACAGGACACCTTGACAATCCAGTTATTGCTGTTGGTTCTCTTTCAATTTG CATGAATATAAATGGATGGGAAGGAATGTTGTTTATAGGGATCAATGCAGCAATTAG tgTGAGGGTTTCAAATGAGCTCGGATTAGGGCGTCCAGTAGCAGCAAAATATTCAGTGATTGTCACAATTGTGGAGTCCCTCGTCATAGGGCTACTTTGTGCAGCCATTATTTTAATCACAAAAGACCATTTTGCTGTCATTTTCACTGATAGTAAAGAAATGATTAAAGCAGTTTCTAAATTAGCAAACCTTCTTGGCATAACCATGATTCTGAATAGTGTTCAGCCAGTTATATCAG GTGTTGCTGTTGGAGGGGGTTGGCAGTATTTGGTAGCTTACATCAACCTGTTTTGTTATTATATCCTAGGACTCCCTCTTGGCTTCTTTTTTGGCTACAAGTTGGGTTATAGAGTAGAG GGCATTTGGATTGGGATGATCTGTGGGACAGCTTTGCAAACATTCATCTTGTTGGTTATTGTCTATAGAACCAACTGGAACAAGGAG GTTGAGCAAGCATCAGAACGAATGCGGCAATGGACCGGACAAGAAATGGATACTAATACAac GACTTCTCCAGGTGCATCGAAGAATTAG
- the LOC106758626 gene encoding probable E3 ubiquitin-protein ligase RHB1A codes for MGGCCCSARKPNLQGAPVYYYCPPTFEEHESLTSNDGTNASLNAGFLVGLNLEASVPDTFQPPPVPLPYDSVLGGSASTTYSESGRETVSSFEALITREDVEESNCKDQTNSSPTSPRKQELSKPNESKILLMEEEDVCPICLEEYDVENPRDLTKCEHHFHLSCILEWMERSDSCPICDQEMIF; via the exons ATGGGAGGTTGCTGTTGTTCTGCCAGAAAACCTAATCTCCAAGGGGCACCAGTGTATTACTAT TGCCCGCCGACTTTTGAAGAGCATGAGTCTTTAACTTCTAATGATGGCACAAATGCTTCACTCAATGCTGGATTTCTGGTTGGTTTGAACCTGGAAGCATCCGTGCCTGATACATTCCAGCCCCCTCCCGTGCCTCTTCCTTATGACTCGGTTTTGGGAGGTTCTGCATCAACAACATATTCTGAATCTGGCAGAGAAACAGTTAGTAGTTTTGAAGCTTTAATTACTCGTGAAGATGTTGAAGAGTCAAATTGTAAAGATCAAACCAACTCCAGTCCAACATCTCCAAGGAAGCAAGAACTATCAAAACCgaatgaaagtaaaatattgTTGATGGAAGAAGAGGATGTCTGTCCAATTTGTCTTGAAG AATATGATGTTGAAAATCCTAGAGATTTGACCAAATGTGAACACCATTTTCACCTATCCTGCATTCTTGAGTGGATGGAAAGAAGTGACTCCTGTCCTATATGTGATCAG GAGATGATATTTTGA